One Marivivens aquimaris genomic window carries:
- a CDS encoding hydroxypyruvate isomerase family protein — MKISANLGFLWNDRPLPEAIRAAKAAGFDAVECHWPYDVPADDVKAALSETGLTMLGLNTRRGDVGAGDNGLSAIPGREAEARAAIDEAIAYATAIGTPNIHVMAGVASGSAAQATYVENLRYACAAAAPHGITILIEPLNRYDAPGYFLTTTDQALAVIAAVGAPNLKLMFDCYHVQLMEGDLTHRLRALLPAIGHIQFASVPDRGAPDRGEVNFAHVFGVIADMGYAAPLGAEYKPGGPTEPTLGWLRTLSARVT, encoded by the coding sequence ATGAAAATCTCCGCCAACTTGGGCTTTCTCTGGAACGACCGGCCCCTGCCCGAGGCCATCCGCGCCGCAAAGGCCGCCGGCTTCGACGCCGTGGAATGCCACTGGCCCTACGATGTGCCTGCGGACGACGTTAAGGCCGCCCTGAGCGAGACCGGCCTGACGATGCTGGGCCTCAACACCCGGCGCGGCGATGTCGGCGCCGGCGACAACGGCCTCTCGGCCATCCCCGGACGCGAGGCCGAGGCGCGCGCCGCCATCGACGAGGCCATCGCCTATGCCACCGCCATCGGCACGCCGAACATCCACGTCATGGCCGGGGTTGCCAGCGGTTCGGCGGCGCAGGCGACCTACGTGGAAAACCTGCGATATGCCTGCGCGGCAGCGGCGCCGCATGGCATCACCATCCTGATCGAGCCGCTGAACCGCTATGACGCGCCCGGCTATTTCCTGACCACCACAGATCAGGCGCTTGCGGTGATCGCGGCGGTGGGCGCGCCCAACCTGAAGCTGATGTTCGACTGCTACCATGTGCAGCTGATGGAGGGCGACCTGACCCACCGCCTGCGGGCGCTGCTGCCCGCCATCGGCCATATCCAGTTCGCCTCTGTCCCCGACCGCGGCGCGCCTGACCGGGGTGAGGTGAACTTTGCCCATGTCTTCGGCGTGATCGCCGACATGGGCTATGCCGCCCCGCTGGGCGCCGAATACAAGCCCGGCGGCCCGACCGAGCCCACGCTGGGCTGGCTGCGCACTCTATCCGCGCGCGTCACCTGA